In Trifolium pratense cultivar HEN17-A07 linkage group LG7, ARS_RC_1.1, whole genome shotgun sequence, a genomic segment contains:
- the LOC123899525 gene encoding arogenate dehydratase/prephenate dehydratase 1, chloroplastic-like: protein MAMAMASLVLPGLSSSQLYYQNNLKRAKKCAFLGGFSVRRAKTILHVVGHNQMDLGGDVSHVFLPRPLSISDIEAASDDRAKVRISYRGIPGSYSEDAALKAYPNCETISCSDFEEAFKAVELWLAHKVVIPIENTSGGSIHRNYDLLLRHRLHIVGEVQLATNLYLLALPGVRKEYLKRVLSHSQALDLSETFLNKLGVSRENVDDTAGAAMIVASNGLHDTGAIASIRAAEIYGLNVLAERIQDDSEIVSRYLVLARDPIIPRANKPFKTSIVFTLNEGPGVLFKVLAVFAMRDINLSKIESRPQRNRPLRVVDDSNTGTAKYFDYLFYIDFEASMTEPRAQTALEHLQEFATFLRVLGCYPIDTTI from the exons ATGGCTATGGCTATGGCATCTCTGGTTTTACCAGGGCTTTCAAGTTCTCAActttattatcaaaataatctgAAAAGAGCAAAAAAATGTGCTTTTCTTGGTGGGTTTTCTGTCAGAAGAGCAAAGACAATTTTGCATGTGGTTGGTCATAATCAAATGGATCTTGGTGGTGATGTTTCTCATGTTTTCCTTCCAA GGCCATTATCTATATCTGATATTGAGGCTGCTTCTGATGATCGTGCCAAAGTACGAATATCATATAGG GGGATACCAGGATCATACAGTGAGGATGCTGCACTCAAGGCTTACCCTAATTGTGAAACAATCTCGTGCAGTGATTTTGAAGAAGCTTTTaag GCTGTTGAGTTGTGGCTGGCTCATAAAGTTGTCATTCCAATTGAAAATACGTCTGGTGGAAGCATTCATCGGAACTATGATTTACTTCTTCGCCATAGGCTTCACATTGTTGGTGAGGTGCAGTTGGCTACTAATCTCTACCTTCTAGCTCTACCTGGTGTCAGAAAAGAGTATCTTAAACGTGTTTTAAGCCATTCTCAG GCACTTGATTTAAGTGAAACTTTCCTGAATAAGTTAGGTGTTAGCAGAGAAAATGTTGACGATACGGCTGGTGCTGCTATG ATTGTAGCGTCAAATGGTTTGCATGATACTGGTGCCATTGCAAGCATTCGAGCTGCTGAAATCTATGGGCTTAATGTACTTGCAGAAAGAATCCAG GATGATTCTGAAATCGTCAGTCGTTATCTTGTGCTTGCAAGGGATCCAATAATTCCAAGAGCCAATAAGCCCTTTAAG acaAGCATTGTGTTTACGCTGAATGAAGGCCCCGGGGTGCTGTTTAAGGTTTTGGCAGTATTTGCCATGAGGGACATAAATTTATCCAAG ATTGAAAGTCGCCCACAAAGAAATCGACCACTAAGAGTCGTTGATGACTCCAACACTGGAACTGCCAA GTACTTCGATTACCTTTTCTATATCGATTTTGAGGCGTCAATGACTGAGCCTCGAGCACAAACCGCTTTAGAACATCTGCAG GAATTTGCGACATTTCTTCGAGTTCTTGGATGCTATCCCATAGATACAACCATATAG
- the LOC123896578 gene encoding transcription factor MYB101-like, whose amino-acid sequence MARIIISNNNTNNNVEVDIESSKDDVDAKTGMKKGPWTPQEDMILIEYVNKHGEGNWNSVQKNSGLLRCGKSCRLRWANHLRPNLKKGSFSEDEEKIIIELHAKLGNKWARMAAQLPGRTDNEIKNFWNTRMKRRQRAGLPLYPPEVQAEAIAYNNHIMKEYHHTLDEPLSSSSPSFSLLLSSCYPKNIDNDQNNHDYNPMQNNSDSSNHYTNPSPQFNFSNDHENLEINETHALPNSPSLSPYPSSSSNLINHSFGNPNDSHDYQYSENLSYDQHGFNARSLYDSETPVSSYASGVDGLMGNSNMVNDCYEDHAPLSPKGNNSGLLDDLVMEGRNISCNDKARSEDSTFRGNESYKRKRMEGEEYDEERDIIPLMKKRIVDETQKKDFSSSQLPTGKKSIEEDPLAGMNSVYDDDLDCLLNNFPSEIPMPEWYCRGKSQSLGLETQTDHASSSSVPNNQEFAWTLGSTWSNMPGIC is encoded by the exons atggcTAGAATAATAATCTCCAACAACAATACTAATAACAATGTTGAGGTGGACATTGAGTCATCAAAAGATGATGTTGATGCAAAAACTGGCATGAAGAAGGGACCATGGACCCCACAAGAAGATATGATTTTGATAGAGTACGTGAATAAGCATGGTGAAGGGAATTGGAATTCTGTTCAGAAAAATTCAGGATTGTTAAGGTGTGGAAAAAGCTGCAGACTTAGATGGGCCAATCATTTAAGGCCCAATCTTAAGAAAGGTTCATTTtctgaagatgaagaaaaaatcaTCATTGAACTTCATGCTAAGCTTGGAAACAAATGGGCTAGAATGGCTGCTCAG TTGCCAGGGAGAACGGACaatgaaataaaaaacttttGGAACACGAGAATGAAAAGGCGTCAGAGAGCAGGATTACCTCTTTACCCTCCTGAAGTCCAAGCAGAAGCTATTGCATACAATAATCATATAATGAAAGAATATCACCATACTTTAGATGAACctttatcttcttcatcaccatCATTTTCTTTACTCTTATCTTCATGTTACCCTAAGAATATTGATAATGATCAAAACAATCATGATTATAATCCTATGCAAAACAACTCTGATTCTTCTAATCATTACACCAATCCATCTCCACAATTCAACTTTTCCAATGATCATGAAAATTTAGAGATCAATGAAACTCATGCATTGCCAAATTCACCTTCACTTTCTCCTTatccatcttcatcatcaaatcTTATCAACCATAGTTTTGGTAATCCAAATGATTCACATGATTACCAATATTCTGAAAATTTGAGCTATGATCAACATGGATTCAATGCAAGGTCTTTGTATGATTCTGAAACTCCTGTTTCATCTTATGCTAGTGGTGTTGATGGTTTGATGGGAAATTCAAACATGGTTAATGATTGCTATGAAGATCATGCACCACTATCTCCTAAAGGAAACAATAGTGGACTTTTGGATGATCTTGTGATGGAAGGTAGAAATATTTCATGCAATGATAAGGCTAGGAGTGAGGATTCAACATTTAGGGGGAATGAATCTTATAAGAGGAAAAGAATGGAGGGTGAGGAATATGATGAAGAAAGAGACATCATTCCTTTGATGAAGAAGAGGATTGTTGATGAGACTCAGAAGAAAGATTTTAGCTCTTCTCAATTGCCAACAG GGAAGAAATCAATTGAAGAGGATCCATTAGCAGGGATGAATTCAGTGTATGATGATGACTTGGATTGCTTGCTCAACAATTTTCCCTCAGAAATACCAATGCCTGAATGGTATTGTAGAGGAAAAAGCCAATCTTTGGGACTTGAAACTCAAACTGATCATGCTTCTTCATCATCTGTCCCCAACAATCAAGAATTTGCTTGGACTCTTGGATCAACTTGGAGCAACATGCCTGGaatatgttaa